A genome region from Coffea arabica cultivar ET-39 chromosome 7e, Coffea Arabica ET-39 HiFi, whole genome shotgun sequence includes the following:
- the LOC140011462 gene encoding RING-H2 finger protein ATL74-like, producing MRNQVLGVATQVPVMAIVILLVLLFVGIGIIVVIHICMVGRAFRRGFGNRNSSNNMVVERGELGSRSMSREELPCFDFKAKEIKGATPSPSPADCAVCLEDFKAGEKCRLLPLCCHSFHAECVDMWLLRTALCPICRGSADFDRAVEESSRYVAAGVRRDQFNIASGTEVGT from the coding sequence ATGAGAAATCAAGTATTGGGTGTTGCAACACAGGTTCCGGTGATGGCAATTGTGATACTCTTGGTCTTGTTGTTTGTAGGTATCGGCATTATAGTCGTAATTCATATCTGCATGGTTGGGAGGGCTTTCAGGAGGGGATTTGGGAACAGGAACAGCAGCAATAACATGGTGGTGGAGAGGGGGGAGCTTGGGAGCAGAAGCATGTCCAGAGAGGAGCTTCCTTGTTTCGATTTCAAAGCAAAAGAGATAAAGGGCGCCACTCCTAGTCCTAGTCCTGCGGACTGTGCTGTTTGCTTAGAGGACTTCAAGGCCGGAGAGAAGTGCCGGTTGTTGCCTCTGTGCTGCCACAGCTTCCATGCGGAATGTGTTGACATGTGGCTTTTGAGGACTGCTCTTTGCCCCATCTGCAGAGGTAGTGCTGATTTTGACAGGGCTGTTGAAGAAAGTAGCCGATATGTTGCTGCTGGGGTTCGCAGAGACCAATTCAATATTGCTTCTGGAACAGAGGTGGGTACTTAG